One window of the Psilocybe cubensis strain MGC-MH-2018 chromosome 12, whole genome shotgun sequence genome contains the following:
- a CDS encoding putative D-xylulose kinase A produces the protein MPAISKTGPSLFLGIELGVDQLRASIVDDTLELVGVESVDFDSELPEYQTQGGIFTTPGEAYTTPVEMWLKGLDTLFEKLHRNYDLTKIKAIGGAAQHALVWWKSTAVPSFASLDPHTTLHAQFPAQLFSLPNTPIAQDTSSQTHGLAIEALLGGPDHMAARVGIASNASMVAAQLLRIRETWPKEVWERTGRIQLASAFLASIITGKWANMGEAEACATGAWVHGANHNVHNSPHPAGQGYWDEGVLEIVGGSQQEGRRVRGWLGDVDVSGGSRKVGNVSRYLVERYGFDPETVVAPFTSDFLASYLSLLPSTGDAVLSFGPMDTLLTPAQHYIPTRLYNLFPHPAQDANEKRKYIAVLSSRNADVPRALVRDMYTKSWSAFDRLVAIVPPGGSIGLDDKLFSFWHLQPDAYPYARVKGIYRFETGIKVNEFRDLRANPRCLLESQILSFRVKWSRMIATGVLGSSRKASVSPTPPLSGRNSSSGLSSLGLTFDPYDHTPLPTRVIATGAATNFPSMANLVGDIFNAPVFVPLTQIDSAQVVPHRNAPVQGYPSRGALGGAYVARWVWSKEWGTSGLGVFEDEMRRLLGKRWVATGGALLRTNVNGATSVIAPLAGTGGTGSGANSGTSTPYGHPGPRSALGSTVLEEEEDDDEEQERAMMGLRNPGVIGAGMYGENGQQPRIRTQTADTFSSGASSVLGAASASSAFTTPDLGLGNLGVMGGPPGLGGAAVAGSNGNTGAVTPTTPTPLTPVVAMPTAEAEMQIGLAKVAESDIDSFMTYAAIVPEFSRLETMVVKGIV, from the exons ATGCCTGCTATATCCAAGACCGGTCCTTCGTTGTTTCTCGGGATCGAGCTCGGGGTTGACCAGCTTCGCGCATCCATCGTGGACGACACCCTCGAGCTCGTGGGTGTGGAAAGCGTCGATTTTGATTCCGAGCTGCCAGAATACCA GACCCAGGGTGGGATATTCACGACGCCTGGAGAGGCATACACGACGCCCGTAGAGATGTGGCTTAAAGGCCTCG ATACTCTCTTTGAAAAGCTTCACCGCAATTACGACTTGACGAAAATAAAAGCCATTGGAGGCGCCGCCCAG CATGCTCTTGTCTGGTGGAAGTCCACCGCTGTGCCGTCCTTTGCATCGCTAGACCCTCACACTACGTTACACGCTCAATTCCCTGCGCAACTGTTTTCTCTCCCAAACACACCGATTGCTCAAGACACGTCGTCGCAGACGCATGGTCTAGCTATTGAGGCGCTTCTGGGCGGTCCAGATCATATGGCCGCGCGTGTCGGAATCGCATCTAACGCCTCAATGGTTGCAGCTCAGCTACTGCGGATCCGCGAAACCTGGCCAAAGGAGGTCTGGGAACGAACCGGGCGGATACAGCTCGCGAGCGCGTTTCTTGCCAGTATAATTACTGGTAAATGGGCCAACATGGGCGAGGCTGAAGCATGTGCGACGGGAGCTTGGGTACATGGTGCTAATCACAATGTGCACAACTCCCCGCACCCAGCGGGCCAAGGGTATTGGGATGAGGGTGTTTTGGAGATTGTGGGAGGAAGCCAACAGGAGGGGAGACGAGTGAGAGGGTGGCTTGGTGATGTTGACGTTTCTGGTGGATCCAGGAAGGTCGGGAATGTGTCAAGATATCTGGTTGAACGTTACGGTTTCGATCCAG AAACTGTTGTTGCGCCATTTACATCCGATTTTTTGGCGTCATACCTCTCATTGCTCCCATCTACCGGAGATGctgttctttcttttgggCCTATGGATACATTACTCACCCCAGCACAACACTATATTCCTACTCGTCTTTATAATCTATTCCCACACCCTGCTCAAGATGCCAACGAGAAACGAAAATACATTGCCGTCTTAAGCAGTAG AAATGCTGATGTGCCTCGAGCTCTTGTACGTGACATGTACACGAAGAGCTGGAGTGCTTTTGATCGTCTGGTGGCCATCGTTCCTCCAGGTGGATCTATTGG ACTGGACGACAAGCTCTTTAGCTTCTGGCACCTCCAACCAGATGCTTACCCTTACGCCCGCGTCAAAGGTATCTACCGCTTTGAGACTGGAATCAAAGTCAACGAGTTCCGGGACCTTCGCGCGAACCCGCGCTGCCTCTTGGAGAGCCAGATTCTTTCCTTCCGTGTGAAATGGTCACGGATGATCGCCACCGGCGTCCTGGGCTCATCGCGCAAGGCAAGTGTGAGCCCGACACCGCCGCTCTCAGGGCGTAACAGCAGCTCGGGACTGTCGAGTCTTGGCCTAACATTCGATCCCTACGACCACACGCCGCTGCCTACACGCGTCATCGCTACGGGCGCGGCGACCAACTTCCCTAGTATGGCCAATCTCGTCGGGGACATCTTCAACGCGCCGGTGTTCGTGCCGCTCACACAGATTGACTCGGCGCAGGTCGTGCCGCACCGCAACGCGCCTGTGCAGGGCTACCCAAGCCGTGGTGCGCTTGGTGGTGCGTATGTTGCTCGCTGGGTATGGAGTAAGGAGTGGGGGACCAGTGGGCTTGGGGTGTTTGAGGATGAGATGAGGCGGTTGTTGGGTAAGCGCTGGGTTGCGACCGGCGGTGCACTCCTCCGTACGAATGTGAACGGCGCGACGAGTGTGATTGCGCCGTTGGCCGGTACTGGTGGGACCGGGAGCGGCGCGAACAGTGGGACGAGCACACCGTATGGACACCCTGGCCCGCGCTCGGCGCTGGGCAGCACGGTgttggaagaggaggaggacgatgatgaggagcaggagagggCGATGATGGGGCTTAGAAACCCGGGTGTGATTGGCGCTGGGATGTATGGCGAGAACGGGCAGCAGCCGCGGATCCGCACCCAGACGGCTGATACCTTTTCGAGCGGTGCGAGCTCGGTGTTGGGTGCagcgtcggcgtcgtcggCGTTCACGACACCTGATCTTGGGTTGGGAAATTTGGGTGTGATGGGTGGACCGCCTGGACTCGGCGGTGCGGCGGTGGCGGGCTCAAATGGAAACACGGGCGCGGTGACACCGACGACCCCGACGCCCCTCACGCCTGTAGTGGCGATGCCGACGGCGGAGGCAGAGATGCAGATTGGACTGGCGAAGGTGGCAGAGTCGGACATTGACTCGTTCATGACCTACGCCGCTATCGTCCCCGAATTTTCACGGTTGGAGACGATGGTGGTCAAAGGAATCGTCTGA